A window from Phoenix dactylifera cultivar Barhee BC4 unplaced genomic scaffold, palm_55x_up_171113_PBpolish2nd_filt_p 000452F, whole genome shotgun sequence encodes these proteins:
- the LOC120106084 gene encoding trihelix transcription factor ASIL1-like, which translates to MTGSGVVERHTRPPALAAAAAAARKPAPGQPWSHLETVHLIEAYEEKWYSLKRGQLKAHQWEEVAAALAARCGFDGLSKNGTQCRHKIEKLRKRYRAERLRPNPSAWPYFDRMDRMERGPLPISVRPPVSPAAASAAAAAVGEPSSEDDEDEEDEEEERMASNTRSINGILREGNWGFSRVSRNPRSRKRRAFEEEEEEDDDDEEEEEEGMGGRGEALSQLAVVVRMFGEELVRMEKRRMEVLRQVKRDWMEMEAKRAEMVMESQQCLVDTIANAFSSVKKAKKSQDS; encoded by the coding sequence ATGACCGGCAGTGGAGTAGTGGAGCGCCACACCCGCCCGCCGGCgctggcagcggcggcggcggcggcgaggaaGCCCGCTCCCGGCCAGCCCTGGTCCCACTTGGAGACGGTCCACCTCATCGAGGCCTACGAGGAGAAGTGGTACTCCCTCAAGCGTGGACAGCTCAAGGCCCATCAGTGGGAGGAGGTCGCCGCCGCCCTCGCCGCCCGATGCGGCTTCGACGGCCTCTCCAAGAACGGCACCCAGTGCCGCCACAAGATCGAGAAGCTCCGCAAGCGCTACCGCGCCGAGCGCCTCCGCCCCAACCCCTCCGCCTGGCCCTACTTCGACCGCATGGACCGCATGGAGCGCGGTCCCCTCCCGATCTCCGTCCGTCCCCCGGTCTcgcccgccgccgcctccgccgccgccgccgcagttGGCGAGCCCTCCAGCGAGGATGACGAGGACGAggaagatgaggaggaggagcggaTGGCGAGCAACACCAGGAGCATCAACGGCATCCTCCGGGAGGGAAACTGGGGGTTTTCTAGGGTTTCGAGGAATCCCAGGTCCAGAAAAAGGCGAGCtttcgaggaggaggaggaggaggacgacgacgacgaagaagaggaggaggaggggatggGAGGGCGAGGGGAGGCGCTGTCGCAGCTGGCGGTGGTGGTGAGAATGTTTGGAGAAGAGCTGGTGAggatggagaagaggaggatggaGGTGCTGAGGCAGGTGAAGAGGGATTGGATGGAGATGGAGGCGAAAAGGGCCGAGATGGTTATGGAATCGCAGCAGTGCCTCGTGGACACCATCGCCAATGCTTTCTCTTCTGTAAAGAAGGCCAAGAAGTCCCAGGATTCGTGA